A DNA window from Pararge aegeria unplaced genomic scaffold, ilParAegt1.1, whole genome shotgun sequence contains the following coding sequences:
- the LOC120636908 gene encoding uncharacterized protein LOC120636908: protein MPPKVDSKTSESDKEIQDTKLSILIAKREAIFGIMQNVFDLSREPDVHTNVEKREHFLDESSQIDSLRLKYESIVDDYNTRLLNLNSDAKPDYKSLYAFETLYNRVKRTHTKCSTLNTTPEIHNATSALLKAKPKLAPISILEFDGDIKSFQMFYTTFKSVVDNNPSLTDAEKLFYLLPKLTGKAKSAIAGISPCAENYQLILQTLVNRFDDKRMLTSAYLHELFRYKGFQTPSATNFEDFIDRFAGAVSALKNLKLENLADLIILHIATQRVDTESVRAFEIKCGKNIPTFDDFVEFITTRAKVFERTNTNVTNPSNTRHNKNIKHLNNGTSGNAPKYQAYISTVDKPTSKCLCRNITHAHLYKCVDFNKLLTPQERFKCVKEKNACVNCLSIKHKVGQCEVSPHCSCGQKHNKRLHFDQREEHSRAPQLNTVMPPPNAPTVTASSPVADDRADVALCATRVSPSTSATQVYNSNLMNRVEDKRTTVLLATAQVAVYDCNGERQVIRILLDSASQADFLSKECCDRLGLQTKFTERTIVKGFGGIEKVVQSSSVDLTFYSRFDDNVSFNISPLVVDKVTDKLPTAVIDTAVLSHLKGIPLADASYGVPDKIDALIGASLFPHLLLPDDVHTSRRDPSVPVALRTVLGLVFMGNAPTIPTINTHTALTCCFVQEPPAIDSLVKRFWELEELPSASIQNPDDNECEDFYTSTTVRDPDTGRYVVGLPFKEDLYSLGNSLDIAKKRFICLERKLEASNKLRSAYDDVIKGYLAKDYISPAPSYDSKDPVPIYVMPHTGILREDKLSTRLRLVVDASCRSSSGKALNHLLHSGQNLQGDLFKIILNFRLHAVAMTADCREQFLQIVMREADRRYQCFLYRFNPQDPLVLYQFNRVCFGLTSSPFHALRTVRQLVNDDGAKYPRANSIVLPALYMDDVAFSLPSELEAVTVSLQMIDLFKGAQWELVKWNSNSREVLDNLPASHKLPTEVEFDKTMHHKILGLHWSTGNDAFYFKISMPDDVTCTKRSILSTVARLWDIMGFVAPTVVYAKILIKMLWQLNLDWDTVAPPHIIKMWRQFCDELPALNKLHIPRHVGVTTDCEVTLLGLSDASLAAYGAVVYLHVSSPTGNTVRLACAKSKVSPTKPHSIARLELLGGVLLSKLLRTVHDTYSERIPIKATYAFLDSKVALYWIKSSPHRWQTFVANRVVQITENISPDNFYHCPGTENSADILSRGVTPEKLLSHPLWLHGPPWASMHPSQWPLKTLEGESIEDVPEKKVLIHTVRKPILPNDLHELALRFSSWSKLLRIIVYICRFAKLLPRRGTSAVTADDLNFAENRMLRALQNQHFAEEYSLIKNNKTCSPAFNRLRPFIDDGLIRVGGRLANSGLSFEKIHPVILPRNGHVVNIIIDYYHIKHLHAGPELLMALLRQRYWILSARRIVRQRVHMCNTCFRFKPRPTIPLMADLPDIRTRPALKAFSFTGCDYAGPIPYVPVRRRGVHSEKAYIVLFTCLTTRSTHIEVATSLSTPSFLAGFKRFLSRRGPVQVLHSDNAKNFQGAASYLRDLYKFLREEYYPKLEQECAENRITWKFICPNSPHFGGSWESMIKVTKTILFKVIGQQLLSYEELCTVLIQVECLLNSRPLTILSSDPAEPSALTPSHFLHTAPLFSLPAPDVNPDKINLVDRYSLIDKMVQSFWNRWRMEYLHGLQVRLKWNTPSVPITPGTVVVVINDNVPPLAWPLAVVEKVHPSKDGVIRVATVKISGRTYVRPVVRLCPLPTQ, encoded by the coding sequence TACGACACCAGAAATACATAATGCGACCTCCGCGCTGCTAAAAGCCAAGCCGAAGCTAGCTCCCATATCGATATTAGAATTCGATGGTGACATTAAATCTTTTCAGATGTTTTATACGACCTTTAAGTCAGTAGTAGATAATAATCCATCACTCACAGATGcagaaaagctattttatctgttaccgAAGCTGACAGGGAAGGCAAAAAGCGCAATCGCTGGAATTTCTCCGTGTGCTGAGAATTATCAGCTCATTTTACAAACACTCGTCAATAGGTTCGATGATAAACGTATGTTGACTTCCGCGTACCTACATGAATTATTTCGCTATAAGGGTTTTCAGACTCCCTCTGCGACTAACTTTGAAGATTTCATAGACCGGTTCGCTGGCGCAGTAAGcgctttaaaaaacctaaagttaGAGAACCTAGCTGATCTTATCATACTACATATAGCTACACAAAGGGTCGATACTGAGAGTGTACGCgcgtttgaaattaaatgcggtaagaatatacctactttcgaCGACTTTGTGGAATTTATCACAACACGCGCGAAGGTGTTTGAGCGTACGAATACGAATGTCACAAACCCTTCTAATAcacgtcataataaaaatataaaacatttgaataacGGGACTTCTGGCAATGCGCCGAAGTATCAGGCCTATATAAGCACGGTTGATAAGCCTACGTCCAAGTGTCTATGTAGAAATATAACACAtgcgcatttatataaatgtgttgactttaataaattattaactcctcAAGAACGTTTTAAGTGCGTCAAGGAGAAGAATGCCTGTGTGAACTGCCTGTCTATAAAACATAAAGTCGGGCAATGTGAAGTCTCCCCGCACTGTTCGTGTGGTCAGAAACATAACAAAAGGCTGCACTTTGACCAGCGCGAGGAACATTCCCGCGCGCCTCAGTTGAATACCGTCATGCCGCCACCGAACGCACCTACCGTTACCGCGTCATCGCCCGTAGCGGATGATCGCGCCGACGTAGCACTGTGCGCTACGCGCGTAAGCCCGTCTACAAGCGCTACGCAGGTGTATAATAGCAATTTAATGAATCGTGTCGAAGACAAGCGAACTACTGTCTTATTGGCTACCGCACAAGTTGCTGTTTACGACTGTAATGGTGAACGGCAAGTTATACGTATATTGTTGGATTCTGCTTCGCAGGCCGATTTCCTCTCAAAAGAATGTTGTGATCGCTTGGGTTTGCAAACTAAATTCACAGAACGTACTATCGTGAAGGGGTTCGGTGGAATTGAGAAGGTTGTACAATCCAGCTcggttgacttgacgttttattcgcgttttgatgataacgttagttttaatatctcGCCACTTGTTGTTGATAAAGTGACAGACAAATTACCTACGGCTGTGATAGATACGGCAGTCCTATCACACCTTAAAGGTATTCCGCTTGCCGATGCGAGTTACGGCGTACCTGATaaaattgatgctttaatagGAGCTTCCCTATTTCCACATTTGCTTCTCCCCGACGACGTCCATACGTCACGTCGCGACCCGTCGGTGCCCGTTGCATTGCGCACGGTGTTAGGTCTGGTGTTCATGGGCAATGCGCCTacgatacctactataaatactcataCGGCCTTGACATGTTGTTTCGTTCAAGAGCCTCCTGCTATTGACTCTTTAGTCAAGCGTTTCTGGGAACTTGAAGAACTTCCTTCCGCTTCCATTCAGAAtcctgatgataatgaatgcgaAGACTTCTACACTTCGACTACTGTCCGAGATCCCGATACGGGCAGATACGTTGTCGGGCTGCCATTTAAAGAGGATCTATATTCCCTAGGGAATTCTTTGGACATAGCTAAGAAACGTTTCATCTGCCTCGAAAGAAAGCTTGAAGCTTCGAATAAATTGAGGTCGGCATATGATGACGTCATAAAAGGTTATCTCGCGAAAGATTATATTTCTCCCGCGCCTTCATATGATTCTAAAGATCCTGTTCCGATTTACGTGATGCCACACACGGGGATTTTACGTGAAGACAAACTCTCGACGAGACTGAGATTAGTCGTCGATGCTTCTTGTCGTTCTAGTTCTGGAAAGGCACTGAACCATCTGCTACATTCCGGTCAAAATTTACAGggagatctttttaaaataattttgaattttcgtctGCATGCAGTGGCAATGACAGCCGACTGCCGAGAACAGTTTCTACAAATCGTTATGCGCGAAGCTGATCGTCGCTATCAATGCTTCTTATACCGCTTTAATCCACAAGACCCTCTTGTGCTATACCAGTTCAATCGAGTCTGTTTCGGTCTCACTTCCAGTCCCTTCCATGCACTGCGCACGGTAAGACAGCTGGTGAATGACGACGGCGCAAAATATCCACGAGCGAATAGCATTGTGCTACCCGCGCTTTATATGGATGACGTAGCTTTCTCGCTTCCAAGCGAACTAGAGGCAGTCACTGTGTCGCTGCAGATGATCGATCTTTTTAAGGGTGCACAGTGGGAATTAGTTAAGTGGAACAGCAATTCTCGCGAGGTCTTAGATAACCTTCCTGCGTCCCACAAACTTCCGACTGAAGTGGAGTTTGACAAAACCATGCACCATAAAATACTTGGTCTGCATTGGTCTACTGGAAATGAcgctttctattttaaaatttctatgcCCGACGATGTGACATGCACTAAGCGCTCCATCTTGTCGACTGTTGCCCGTCTGTGGGACATAATGGGCTTCGTTGCTCCCACAGTCGTGTatgccaaaatattaattaaaatgctttggCAATTAAATCTTGATTGGGACACTGTAGCTCCACCACACATCATTAAGATGTGGAGACAGTTTTGCGATGAGTTGCCAGCTCTAAATAAGCTACACATACCGCGTCATGTGGGCGTGACAACAGACTGTGAGGTCACTCTCCTGGGACTATCAGATGCTAGTCTCGCAGCCTATGGTGCTGTCGTTTATTTACACGTTAGCTCCCCTACTGGTAACACTGTGCGTCTTGCTTGTGCGAAAAGTAAAGTTTCGCCGACGAAACCTCATTCAATTGCTCGTCTCGAACTATTAGGTGGCGTCCTACTGTCGAAATTGCTTCGTACAGTACATGACACTTACTCTGAGCGTATCCCAATCAAGGCTACATATGCATTTCTCGATTCCAAAGTCGCCCTATATTGGATAAAAAGTTCACCGCATAGATGGCAGACTTTTGTCGCGAATCGCGTTGTACAGATAACTGAGAATATCTCACCAGACAACTTTTATCATTGCCCTGGCACTGAGAACTCTGCTGATATTCTATCGAGAGGTGTTACTCCTGAGAAGCTTCTCTCACACCCTCTGTGGCTGCATGGTCCACCATGGGCATCAATGCATCCGTCTCAGTGGCCACTCAAAACTCTAGAGGGAGAGTCTATTGAAGACGTACCCGAGAAGAAGGTTCTTATACACACTGTGCGTAAACCTATACTCCCGAACGACTTACACGAGCTTGCTCTCCGTTTTTCTTCGTGGAGCAAACTTCTAcgtataattgtatacatttgtagATTTGCTAAATTACTGCCTCGTCGCGGCACTAGTGCAGTTACCGCTGACGACTTAAATTTCGCAGAGAATAGAATGCTTCGCGCTCTGCAAAATCAGCATTTTGCTGAAGAATattctcttattaaaaataataaaacatgttcacCGGCATTTAATCGCCTAAGACCATTTATTGATGATGGACTTATCCGCGTTGGCGGTCGTCTCGCCAACTCTGGACTTagctttgaaaaaatacatCCGGTTATATTGCCTCGCAATGGCCACGTGGTAAATATAATCATTGATTATTACCacattaaacatttacatgCTGGACCCGAACTCCTAATGGCCCTGCTTCGTCAGAGGTACTGGATTCTGTCGGCACGCCGTATTGTCAGGCAAAGAGTACATATGTGCAATACTTGCTTTAGATTTAAACCGCGTCCAACCATTCCGCTGATGGCGGATCTTCCTGATATACGTACACGTCCAGCGTTGAAAGCCTTTAGTTTCACCGGCTGCGATTATGCAGGTCCTATACCATACGTTCCTGTACGCCGCCGTGGCGTACACAGCGAGAAAGCTTATATTGTGCTGTTCACGTGTCTCACTACGAGATCTACGCACATTGAGGTTGCTACCTCACTCAGCACCCCCAGTTTCCTCGCCGGGTTTAAAAGATTCCTATCACGTCGTGGTCCTGTTCAGGTGCTGCATAGCGACAATGCTAAAAACTTCCAGGGTGCTGCTTCTTACCTTCGGGACCTCTATAAATTTCTAAGAGAAGAATATTACCCGAAGCTAGAGCAGGAATGCGCTGAAAATCGCATAACTTGGAAATTCATCTGTCCCAATTCCCCACACTTTGGAGGTTCATGGGAAAGTATGATCAAGGTGACTAAGACGATCCTGTTCAAGGTCATAGGGCAACAGCTCCTTTCTTATGAGGAACTTTGCACTGTGCTCATTCAGGTCGAATGTCTTCTCAATTCGCGTCCGCTAACAATACTAAGCTCTGACCCTGCCGAACCTTCGGCTCTTACTCCAAGTCACTTCCTACATACTGCGCCTCTATTCTCCTTGCCTGCGCCTGATGTCAATCCAGACAAAATTAACTTGGTTGACAGGTACTCGTTAATAGATAAAATGGTCCAATCGTTTTGGAATCGTTGGAGGATGGAATATTTGCACGGATTGCAAGTTCGTTTGAAATGGAATACGCCTTCCGTACCTATTACGCCGGGAACTGTCGTCGTAGTTATAAATGACAACGTACCGCCTCTGGCTTGGCCTCTAGCAGTAGTAGAGAAAGTGCATCCCTCGAAAGACGGCGTCATACGCGTAGCGACCGTTAAAATTTCCGGGAGAACTTACGTCCGTCCGGTCGTTCGCTTATGCCCTCTTCCGACGCAATAA